Proteins encoded by one window of Vigna radiata var. radiata cultivar VC1973A chromosome 5, Vradiata_ver6, whole genome shotgun sequence:
- the LOC106759915 gene encoding protein FAR1-RELATED SEQUENCE 2 isoform X1 → MEIDLEVPICEHEKLYIGSSGNNVTDTTCDICIEEHKINPSSMTANCKEVLSEKAFCCQDPVDLNSNQVDAIDKFPIKEPQNGLEFESKEAAYSFYREYARSVGFGITIKASRRSKKSGKFIDIKIVCSRFGSKRESGTVVNPRPCTKTDCKAGMHMKKKLDGNWIIYNFVKEHNHEICPDDFVTGRSKQISNLACRKKGMQLALDEVDVQLIIEYFISMQCENPNFFYAIDLDQDRHLRTVFWVDSKGRFDYKKFHDIVLIDTFYLKNKYKIPFVPFVGVNHNFQYILLGCALVGEDSVSAFMWLMQAWLKAMSNLPPEVIITDQEQFLKEAVMEVFPDKRHCFCLSHVLCKITKNLDYIINENNNFMEKFDKCIHHSCSDEKFEERWWKLMNRIELKDDELVRSLYEDRKKWAPTFMRDISLVGLSTIERSESISSFFDKYIRVDSTFKEFIEQYKVFSVDCFDIEAKADIETKQKQPTLRSLSPFEKQLSAIFTDAIFRKFQLEILGMMSCHLQMETEGRENLTFLVHDFEKRKKFFVSWKEADLYVCCSCCLFQYKGFLCRHAMLVLQKSGITSIPSYYILKRWTKDSMADQFSGDIITRTANRVQRFNDLCRRAIVLSEIGSLSEDTYRVASQAMEELYKHCVNTKYSARSTSDPNKLALDAFDVGDKNYGCNRAKPTNKRKSFSKRECSDPERINIKTMDDLRMRGHQCYLYVQEQRIARAHFNNCYIYQQNMQTVDLDSRASTLDAYYGTQQSVLEDGQLHSIASRGPHYGMQHRMQRPLQGELTFRTPTVQGCFDLQDSLEAIEEPIKPHSSMTLHQSN, encoded by the exons ATGGAGATTGATCTTGAGGTACCTATATGTGAGCATGAGAAGCTTTATATTGGATCTAGTGGAAATAATGTTACAGATACAACATGTGATATATGTATCGAGGAGCATAAAATCAATCCTTCGTCAATGACTGCAAACTGTAAGGAAGTTTTAAGTGAAAAAGCTTTCTGCTGTCAGGATCCGGTGGATTTGAATTCTAATCAAGTGGATGCAATTGATAAATTTCCCATTAAAGAACCACAAAATGGCTTGGAATTTGAATCAAAGGAGGCTGCGTATTCTTTCTACAGAGAATATGCTCGCTCAGTGGGTTTTGGCATCACGATAAAAGCCAGTCGACGCTCGAAAAAGTCAggaaaatttattgatattaaaattgtttgttCTAGATTTGGAAGTAAGCGTGAGTCCGGTACAGTTGTTAATCCACGACCATGTACAAAGACAGACTGTAAGGCTGGAATGCATATGAAGAAGAAGCTAGATGGGAATTGGATTATATACAATTTTGTAAAAGAGCACAATCATGAGATCTGTCCCGATGATTTTGTCACGGGACGTAGCAAACAAATAAGTAATCTAGCTTGTCGTAAGAAGGGCATGCAATTGGCTCTAGACGAGGTTGATGTGCAGTTGATCATCGAATACTTTATCTCCATGCAGTGTGAAAATCCGAACTTCTTTTATGCAATAGACCTGGATCAGGATAGACATTTAAGAACTGTATTTTGGGTTGACTCAAAAGGAAGATTTGATTATAAAAAGTTTCATGATATTGTGTTGATTGACACTTTTTAcctgaaaaacaaatataaaattcctTTTGTTCCTTTTGTCGGGGTCAACCATAACTTCCAGTACATTTTACTTGGATGTGCACTGGTTGGGGAAGACTCTGTTTCAGCTTTTATGTGGTTAATGCAAGCATGGCTCAAGGCAATGAGTAACCTACCTCCCGAGGTGATTATCACAGATCAGGAGCAATTCTTGAAAGAAGCTGTCATGGAAGTGTTTCCAGATAAACGTCATTGTTTCTGCCTATCACatgttttatgtaaaataacCAAGAATTTGGATTATATCATaaacgaaaataataattttatggaAAAATTTGACAAATGCATTCATCATTCCTGTTCAGATGAGAAATTTGAAGAGAGATGGTGGAAGTTGATGAATAGAATTGAACTAAAGGATGATGAATTGGTTCGGTCATTGTATGAAGATCGTAAAAAGTGGGCGCCGACATTCATGCGGGACATTTCTTTGGTTGGATTGTCAACAATTGAAAGATCTGAGAGTATATCATCTTTCTTTGACAAGTATATCCGTGTTGATTCTACCTTTAAGGAATTTATTGAACAGTATAAAGTTTTCTCTGTAGACTGTTTTGACATTGAAGCCAAAGCTGacattgaaacaaaacaaaagcaacctACATTACGATCTTTATCACCTTTTGAGAAGCAGCTATCTGCAATTTTTACTGATGCCATATTTAGAAAATTTCAGTTGGAAATATTGGGAATGATGTCCTGTCATCTCCAGATGGAAACAGAAGGAAGGGAAAATCTGACATTTCTTGTTCATGATTTTGAGAAGCGGAagaaattttttgtttcttggaAGGAAGCAGATTTGTATGTCTGTTGTTCATGTTGTTTATTTCAATACAAAGGTTTTCTATGTAGACATGCAATGCTTGTTCTTCAGAAGTCGGGCATAACCAGCATTCCGtcctattatattttaaaaagatggACAAAAGATTCAATGGCCGATCAATTTTCTGGTGACATAATTACCAGGACTGCTAATCGAGTTCAACGATTTAATGACCTTTGTAGGCGGGCAATTGTATTAAGTGAAATTGGATCTTTATCTGAAGATACTTACCGTGTTGCATCTCAGGCCATGGAAGAACTGTATAAACACTGTGTGAACACAAAATATTCTGCCAGAAGCACTTCGGATCCCAACAAGTTGGCTCTTGATGCTTTTGACGTTGGAGATAAAAATTATGGCTGCAACAGGGCAAAACCTACTAACAAAAGGAAGTCATTCAGTAAAAGG GAATGCTCTGATCCAGAAAGAATCAATATCAAGACGATGGATGATCTCAGAATGAGG GGTCATCAGTGTTATCTTTATGTGCAGGAACAGAGAATTGCAAGAGCGCACTTCAATAATTGTTACATTTATCAGCAGAACATGCAAACTGTG GATTTGGATTCTAGAGCTTCGACCCTTGATGCCTATTACGGGACTCAGCAGAGTGTGCTTGAAGAT GGGCAATTGCATTCCATTGCAAGCCGTGGTCCACATTATGGGATGCAGCACAGGATGCAAAGACCG CTTCAAGGAGAGCTCACTTTCAGAACGCCAACAGTACAAGGGTGTTTTGACCTCCAAGATAGTCTAGAAGCTATA GAAGAACCTATTAAGCCTCACAGTTCCATGACATTGCATCAAAGCAACTAG
- the LOC106759915 gene encoding protein FAR1-RELATED SEQUENCE 2 isoform X3 — translation MEIDLEVPICEHEKLYIGSSGNNVTDTTCDICIEEHKINPSSMTANCKEVLSEKAFCCQDPVDLNSNQVDAIDKFPIKEPQNGLEFESKEAAYSFYREYARSVGFGITIKASRRSKKSGKFIDIKIVCSRFGSKRESGTVVNPRPCTKTDCKAGMHMKKKLDGNWIIYNFVKEHNHEICPDDFVTGRSKQISNLACRKKGMQLALDEVDVQLIIEYFISMQCENPNFFYAIDLDQDRHLRTVFWVDSKGRFDYKKFHDIVLIDTFYLKNKYKIPFVPFVGVNHNFQYILLGCALVGEDSVSAFMWLMQAWLKAMSNLPPEVIITDQEQFLKEAVMEVFPDKRHCFCLSHVLCKITKNLDYIINENNNFMEKFDKCIHHSCSDEKFEERWWKLMNRIELKDDELVRSLYEDRKKWAPTFMRDISLVGLSTIERSESISSFFDKYIRVDSTFKEFIEQYKVFSVDCFDIEAKADIETKQKQPTLRSLSPFEKQLSAIFTDAIFRKFQLEILGMMSCHLQMETEGRENLTFLVHDFEKRKKFFVSWKEADLYVCCSCCLFQYKGFLCRHAMLVLQKSGITSIPSYYILKRWTKDSMADQFSGDIITRTANRVQRFNDLCRRAIVLSEIGSLSEDTYRVASQAMEELYKHCVNTKYSARSTSDPNKLALDAFDVGDKNYGCNRAKPTNKRKSFSKRECSDPERINIKTMDDLRMRRIARAHFNNCYIYQQNMQTVDLDSRASTLDAYYGTQQSVLEDGQLHSIASRGPHYGMQHRMQRPLQGELTFRTPTVQGCFDLQDSLEAIEEPIKPHSSMTLHQSN, via the exons ATGGAGATTGATCTTGAGGTACCTATATGTGAGCATGAGAAGCTTTATATTGGATCTAGTGGAAATAATGTTACAGATACAACATGTGATATATGTATCGAGGAGCATAAAATCAATCCTTCGTCAATGACTGCAAACTGTAAGGAAGTTTTAAGTGAAAAAGCTTTCTGCTGTCAGGATCCGGTGGATTTGAATTCTAATCAAGTGGATGCAATTGATAAATTTCCCATTAAAGAACCACAAAATGGCTTGGAATTTGAATCAAAGGAGGCTGCGTATTCTTTCTACAGAGAATATGCTCGCTCAGTGGGTTTTGGCATCACGATAAAAGCCAGTCGACGCTCGAAAAAGTCAggaaaatttattgatattaaaattgtttgttCTAGATTTGGAAGTAAGCGTGAGTCCGGTACAGTTGTTAATCCACGACCATGTACAAAGACAGACTGTAAGGCTGGAATGCATATGAAGAAGAAGCTAGATGGGAATTGGATTATATACAATTTTGTAAAAGAGCACAATCATGAGATCTGTCCCGATGATTTTGTCACGGGACGTAGCAAACAAATAAGTAATCTAGCTTGTCGTAAGAAGGGCATGCAATTGGCTCTAGACGAGGTTGATGTGCAGTTGATCATCGAATACTTTATCTCCATGCAGTGTGAAAATCCGAACTTCTTTTATGCAATAGACCTGGATCAGGATAGACATTTAAGAACTGTATTTTGGGTTGACTCAAAAGGAAGATTTGATTATAAAAAGTTTCATGATATTGTGTTGATTGACACTTTTTAcctgaaaaacaaatataaaattcctTTTGTTCCTTTTGTCGGGGTCAACCATAACTTCCAGTACATTTTACTTGGATGTGCACTGGTTGGGGAAGACTCTGTTTCAGCTTTTATGTGGTTAATGCAAGCATGGCTCAAGGCAATGAGTAACCTACCTCCCGAGGTGATTATCACAGATCAGGAGCAATTCTTGAAAGAAGCTGTCATGGAAGTGTTTCCAGATAAACGTCATTGTTTCTGCCTATCACatgttttatgtaaaataacCAAGAATTTGGATTATATCATaaacgaaaataataattttatggaAAAATTTGACAAATGCATTCATCATTCCTGTTCAGATGAGAAATTTGAAGAGAGATGGTGGAAGTTGATGAATAGAATTGAACTAAAGGATGATGAATTGGTTCGGTCATTGTATGAAGATCGTAAAAAGTGGGCGCCGACATTCATGCGGGACATTTCTTTGGTTGGATTGTCAACAATTGAAAGATCTGAGAGTATATCATCTTTCTTTGACAAGTATATCCGTGTTGATTCTACCTTTAAGGAATTTATTGAACAGTATAAAGTTTTCTCTGTAGACTGTTTTGACATTGAAGCCAAAGCTGacattgaaacaaaacaaaagcaacctACATTACGATCTTTATCACCTTTTGAGAAGCAGCTATCTGCAATTTTTACTGATGCCATATTTAGAAAATTTCAGTTGGAAATATTGGGAATGATGTCCTGTCATCTCCAGATGGAAACAGAAGGAAGGGAAAATCTGACATTTCTTGTTCATGATTTTGAGAAGCGGAagaaattttttgtttcttggaAGGAAGCAGATTTGTATGTCTGTTGTTCATGTTGTTTATTTCAATACAAAGGTTTTCTATGTAGACATGCAATGCTTGTTCTTCAGAAGTCGGGCATAACCAGCATTCCGtcctattatattttaaaaagatggACAAAAGATTCAATGGCCGATCAATTTTCTGGTGACATAATTACCAGGACTGCTAATCGAGTTCAACGATTTAATGACCTTTGTAGGCGGGCAATTGTATTAAGTGAAATTGGATCTTTATCTGAAGATACTTACCGTGTTGCATCTCAGGCCATGGAAGAACTGTATAAACACTGTGTGAACACAAAATATTCTGCCAGAAGCACTTCGGATCCCAACAAGTTGGCTCTTGATGCTTTTGACGTTGGAGATAAAAATTATGGCTGCAACAGGGCAAAACCTACTAACAAAAGGAAGTCATTCAGTAAAAGG GAATGCTCTGATCCAGAAAGAATCAATATCAAGACGATGGATGATCTCAGAATGAGG AGAATTGCAAGAGCGCACTTCAATAATTGTTACATTTATCAGCAGAACATGCAAACTGTG GATTTGGATTCTAGAGCTTCGACCCTTGATGCCTATTACGGGACTCAGCAGAGTGTGCTTGAAGAT GGGCAATTGCATTCCATTGCAAGCCGTGGTCCACATTATGGGATGCAGCACAGGATGCAAAGACCG CTTCAAGGAGAGCTCACTTTCAGAACGCCAACAGTACAAGGGTGTTTTGACCTCCAAGATAGTCTAGAAGCTATA GAAGAACCTATTAAGCCTCACAGTTCCATGACATTGCATCAAAGCAACTAG
- the LOC106759915 gene encoding protein FAR1-RELATED SEQUENCE 2 isoform X2, giving the protein MEIDLEVPICEHEKLYIGSSGNNVTDTTCDICIEEHKINPSSMTANCKEVLSEKAFCCQDPVDLNSNQVDAIDKFPIKEPQNGLEFESKEAAYSFYREYARSVGFGITIKASRRSKKSGKFIDIKIVCSRFGSKRESGTVVNPRPCTKTDCKAGMHMKKKLDGNWIIYNFVKEHNHEICPDDFVTGRSKQISNLACRKKGMQLALDEVDVQLIIEYFISMQCENPNFFYAIDLDQDRHLRTVFWVDSKGRFDYKKFHDIVLIDTFYLKNKYKIPFVPFVGVNHNFQYILLGCALVGEDSVSAFMWLMQAWLKAMSNLPPEVIITDQEQFLKEAVMEVFPDKRHCFCLSHVLCKITKNLDYIINENNNFMEKFDKCIHHSCSDEKFEERWWKLMNRIELKDDELVRSLYEDRKKWAPTFMRDISLVGLSTIERSESISSFFDKYIRVDSTFKEFIEQYKVFSVDCFDIEAKADIETKQKQPTLRSLSPFEKQLSAIFTDAIFRKFQLEILGMMSCHLQMETEGRENLTFLVHDFEKRKKFFVSWKEADLYVCCSCCLFQYKGFLCRHAMLVLQKSGITSIPSYYILKRWTKDSMADQFSGDIITRTANRVQRFNDLCRRAIVLSEIGSLSEDTYRVASQAMEELYKHCVNTKYSARSTSDPNKLALDAFDVGDKNYGCNRAKPTNKRKSFSKRECSDPERINIKTMDDLRMREQRIARAHFNNCYIYQQNMQTVDLDSRASTLDAYYGTQQSVLEDGQLHSIASRGPHYGMQHRMQRPLQGELTFRTPTVQGCFDLQDSLEAIEEPIKPHSSMTLHQSN; this is encoded by the exons ATGGAGATTGATCTTGAGGTACCTATATGTGAGCATGAGAAGCTTTATATTGGATCTAGTGGAAATAATGTTACAGATACAACATGTGATATATGTATCGAGGAGCATAAAATCAATCCTTCGTCAATGACTGCAAACTGTAAGGAAGTTTTAAGTGAAAAAGCTTTCTGCTGTCAGGATCCGGTGGATTTGAATTCTAATCAAGTGGATGCAATTGATAAATTTCCCATTAAAGAACCACAAAATGGCTTGGAATTTGAATCAAAGGAGGCTGCGTATTCTTTCTACAGAGAATATGCTCGCTCAGTGGGTTTTGGCATCACGATAAAAGCCAGTCGACGCTCGAAAAAGTCAggaaaatttattgatattaaaattgtttgttCTAGATTTGGAAGTAAGCGTGAGTCCGGTACAGTTGTTAATCCACGACCATGTACAAAGACAGACTGTAAGGCTGGAATGCATATGAAGAAGAAGCTAGATGGGAATTGGATTATATACAATTTTGTAAAAGAGCACAATCATGAGATCTGTCCCGATGATTTTGTCACGGGACGTAGCAAACAAATAAGTAATCTAGCTTGTCGTAAGAAGGGCATGCAATTGGCTCTAGACGAGGTTGATGTGCAGTTGATCATCGAATACTTTATCTCCATGCAGTGTGAAAATCCGAACTTCTTTTATGCAATAGACCTGGATCAGGATAGACATTTAAGAACTGTATTTTGGGTTGACTCAAAAGGAAGATTTGATTATAAAAAGTTTCATGATATTGTGTTGATTGACACTTTTTAcctgaaaaacaaatataaaattcctTTTGTTCCTTTTGTCGGGGTCAACCATAACTTCCAGTACATTTTACTTGGATGTGCACTGGTTGGGGAAGACTCTGTTTCAGCTTTTATGTGGTTAATGCAAGCATGGCTCAAGGCAATGAGTAACCTACCTCCCGAGGTGATTATCACAGATCAGGAGCAATTCTTGAAAGAAGCTGTCATGGAAGTGTTTCCAGATAAACGTCATTGTTTCTGCCTATCACatgttttatgtaaaataacCAAGAATTTGGATTATATCATaaacgaaaataataattttatggaAAAATTTGACAAATGCATTCATCATTCCTGTTCAGATGAGAAATTTGAAGAGAGATGGTGGAAGTTGATGAATAGAATTGAACTAAAGGATGATGAATTGGTTCGGTCATTGTATGAAGATCGTAAAAAGTGGGCGCCGACATTCATGCGGGACATTTCTTTGGTTGGATTGTCAACAATTGAAAGATCTGAGAGTATATCATCTTTCTTTGACAAGTATATCCGTGTTGATTCTACCTTTAAGGAATTTATTGAACAGTATAAAGTTTTCTCTGTAGACTGTTTTGACATTGAAGCCAAAGCTGacattgaaacaaaacaaaagcaacctACATTACGATCTTTATCACCTTTTGAGAAGCAGCTATCTGCAATTTTTACTGATGCCATATTTAGAAAATTTCAGTTGGAAATATTGGGAATGATGTCCTGTCATCTCCAGATGGAAACAGAAGGAAGGGAAAATCTGACATTTCTTGTTCATGATTTTGAGAAGCGGAagaaattttttgtttcttggaAGGAAGCAGATTTGTATGTCTGTTGTTCATGTTGTTTATTTCAATACAAAGGTTTTCTATGTAGACATGCAATGCTTGTTCTTCAGAAGTCGGGCATAACCAGCATTCCGtcctattatattttaaaaagatggACAAAAGATTCAATGGCCGATCAATTTTCTGGTGACATAATTACCAGGACTGCTAATCGAGTTCAACGATTTAATGACCTTTGTAGGCGGGCAATTGTATTAAGTGAAATTGGATCTTTATCTGAAGATACTTACCGTGTTGCATCTCAGGCCATGGAAGAACTGTATAAACACTGTGTGAACACAAAATATTCTGCCAGAAGCACTTCGGATCCCAACAAGTTGGCTCTTGATGCTTTTGACGTTGGAGATAAAAATTATGGCTGCAACAGGGCAAAACCTACTAACAAAAGGAAGTCATTCAGTAAAAGG GAATGCTCTGATCCAGAAAGAATCAATATCAAGACGATGGATGATCTCAGAATGAGG GAACAGAGAATTGCAAGAGCGCACTTCAATAATTGTTACATTTATCAGCAGAACATGCAAACTGTG GATTTGGATTCTAGAGCTTCGACCCTTGATGCCTATTACGGGACTCAGCAGAGTGTGCTTGAAGAT GGGCAATTGCATTCCATTGCAAGCCGTGGTCCACATTATGGGATGCAGCACAGGATGCAAAGACCG CTTCAAGGAGAGCTCACTTTCAGAACGCCAACAGTACAAGGGTGTTTTGACCTCCAAGATAGTCTAGAAGCTATA GAAGAACCTATTAAGCCTCACAGTTCCATGACATTGCATCAAAGCAACTAG
- the LOC106759915 gene encoding protein FAR1-RELATED SEQUENCE 2 isoform X4 gives MEIDLEVPICEHEKLYIGSSGNNVTDTTCDICIEEHKINPSSMTANCKEVLSEKAFCCQDPVDLNSNQVDAIDKFPIKEPQNGLEFESKEAAYSFYREYARSVGFGITIKASRRSKKSGKFIDIKIVCSRFGSKRESGTVVNPRPCTKTDCKAGMHMKKKLDGNWIIYNFVKEHNHEICPDDFVTGRSKQISNLACRKKGMQLALDEVDVQLIIEYFISMQCENPNFFYAIDLDQDRHLRTVFWVDSKGRFDYKKFHDIVLIDTFYLKNKYKIPFVPFVGVNHNFQYILLGCALVGEDSVSAFMWLMQAWLKAMSNLPPEVIITDQEQFLKEAVMEVFPDKRHCFCLSHVLCKITKNLDYIINENNNFMEKFDKCIHHSCSDEKFEERWWKLMNRIELKDDELVRSLYEDRKKWAPTFMRDISLVGLSTIERSESISSFFDKYIRVDSTFKEFIEQYKVFSVDCFDIEAKADIETKQKQPTLRSLSPFEKQLSAIFTDAIFRKFQLEILGMMSCHLQMETEGRENLTFLVHDFEKRKKFFVSWKEADLYVCCSCCLFQYKGFLCRHAMLVLQKSGITSIPSYYILKRWTKDSMADQFSGDIITRTANRVQRFNDLCRRAIVLSEIGSLSEDTYRVASQAMEELYKHCVNTKYSARSTSDPNKLALDAFDVGDKNYGCNRAKPTNKRKSFSKRECSDPERINIKTMDDLRMRGHQCYLYVQEQRIARAHFNNCYIYQQNMQTVDLDSRASTLDAYYGTQQSVLEDVLSWAIAFHCKPWSTLWDAAQDAKTASRRAHFQNANSTRVF, from the exons ATGGAGATTGATCTTGAGGTACCTATATGTGAGCATGAGAAGCTTTATATTGGATCTAGTGGAAATAATGTTACAGATACAACATGTGATATATGTATCGAGGAGCATAAAATCAATCCTTCGTCAATGACTGCAAACTGTAAGGAAGTTTTAAGTGAAAAAGCTTTCTGCTGTCAGGATCCGGTGGATTTGAATTCTAATCAAGTGGATGCAATTGATAAATTTCCCATTAAAGAACCACAAAATGGCTTGGAATTTGAATCAAAGGAGGCTGCGTATTCTTTCTACAGAGAATATGCTCGCTCAGTGGGTTTTGGCATCACGATAAAAGCCAGTCGACGCTCGAAAAAGTCAggaaaatttattgatattaaaattgtttgttCTAGATTTGGAAGTAAGCGTGAGTCCGGTACAGTTGTTAATCCACGACCATGTACAAAGACAGACTGTAAGGCTGGAATGCATATGAAGAAGAAGCTAGATGGGAATTGGATTATATACAATTTTGTAAAAGAGCACAATCATGAGATCTGTCCCGATGATTTTGTCACGGGACGTAGCAAACAAATAAGTAATCTAGCTTGTCGTAAGAAGGGCATGCAATTGGCTCTAGACGAGGTTGATGTGCAGTTGATCATCGAATACTTTATCTCCATGCAGTGTGAAAATCCGAACTTCTTTTATGCAATAGACCTGGATCAGGATAGACATTTAAGAACTGTATTTTGGGTTGACTCAAAAGGAAGATTTGATTATAAAAAGTTTCATGATATTGTGTTGATTGACACTTTTTAcctgaaaaacaaatataaaattcctTTTGTTCCTTTTGTCGGGGTCAACCATAACTTCCAGTACATTTTACTTGGATGTGCACTGGTTGGGGAAGACTCTGTTTCAGCTTTTATGTGGTTAATGCAAGCATGGCTCAAGGCAATGAGTAACCTACCTCCCGAGGTGATTATCACAGATCAGGAGCAATTCTTGAAAGAAGCTGTCATGGAAGTGTTTCCAGATAAACGTCATTGTTTCTGCCTATCACatgttttatgtaaaataacCAAGAATTTGGATTATATCATaaacgaaaataataattttatggaAAAATTTGACAAATGCATTCATCATTCCTGTTCAGATGAGAAATTTGAAGAGAGATGGTGGAAGTTGATGAATAGAATTGAACTAAAGGATGATGAATTGGTTCGGTCATTGTATGAAGATCGTAAAAAGTGGGCGCCGACATTCATGCGGGACATTTCTTTGGTTGGATTGTCAACAATTGAAAGATCTGAGAGTATATCATCTTTCTTTGACAAGTATATCCGTGTTGATTCTACCTTTAAGGAATTTATTGAACAGTATAAAGTTTTCTCTGTAGACTGTTTTGACATTGAAGCCAAAGCTGacattgaaacaaaacaaaagcaacctACATTACGATCTTTATCACCTTTTGAGAAGCAGCTATCTGCAATTTTTACTGATGCCATATTTAGAAAATTTCAGTTGGAAATATTGGGAATGATGTCCTGTCATCTCCAGATGGAAACAGAAGGAAGGGAAAATCTGACATTTCTTGTTCATGATTTTGAGAAGCGGAagaaattttttgtttcttggaAGGAAGCAGATTTGTATGTCTGTTGTTCATGTTGTTTATTTCAATACAAAGGTTTTCTATGTAGACATGCAATGCTTGTTCTTCAGAAGTCGGGCATAACCAGCATTCCGtcctattatattttaaaaagatggACAAAAGATTCAATGGCCGATCAATTTTCTGGTGACATAATTACCAGGACTGCTAATCGAGTTCAACGATTTAATGACCTTTGTAGGCGGGCAATTGTATTAAGTGAAATTGGATCTTTATCTGAAGATACTTACCGTGTTGCATCTCAGGCCATGGAAGAACTGTATAAACACTGTGTGAACACAAAATATTCTGCCAGAAGCACTTCGGATCCCAACAAGTTGGCTCTTGATGCTTTTGACGTTGGAGATAAAAATTATGGCTGCAACAGGGCAAAACCTACTAACAAAAGGAAGTCATTCAGTAAAAGG GAATGCTCTGATCCAGAAAGAATCAATATCAAGACGATGGATGATCTCAGAATGAGG GGTCATCAGTGTTATCTTTATGTGCAGGAACAGAGAATTGCAAGAGCGCACTTCAATAATTGTTACATTTATCAGCAGAACATGCAAACTGTG GATTTGGATTCTAGAGCTTCGACCCTTGATGCCTATTACGGGACTCAGCAGAGTGTGCTTGAAGATGTATTATCTT GGGCAATTGCATTCCATTGCAAGCCGTGGTCCACATTATGGGATGCAGCACAGGATGCAAAGACCG CTTCAAGGAGAGCTCACTTTCAGAACGCCAACAGTACAAGGGTGTTTTGA
- the LOC106761034 gene encoding histone chaperone ASF1B, whose translation MSAVNITNVTVLDNPASFLTPFQFEISYECLTALKDDLEWKLIYVGSAEDETYDQLLESVLVGPVNVGNYRFVLQADPPDPSKIREEDIIGVTVLLLTCSYLGQEFIRVGYYVNNDYDDEQLREEPPPKVLTDRVQRNILSDKPRVTKFPINFHPENNENEEQPPPSEHPSETGEDPLALVDRDPADRKDS comes from the exons ATGAGTGCTGTGAACATCACCAACGTCACCGTCCTCGACAACCCTGCTTCCTTTCTCACCCCTTTTCAGTTCGAGATTTCCTACGAATGCCTCACCGCTCTCAAAGACG ATTTGGAATGGAAGCTCATATATGTTGGATCTGCTGAGGATGAGACCTATGACCAATTATTAGAAAGTGTCCTTGTTGGTCCTGTCAATGTTGGAAACTATCGCTTCGTTTTACAG GCAGATCCACCGGATCCATCAAAGATTCGTGAAGAAGATATAATTGGTGTGACAGTGCTTCTGTTGACGTGCTCTTATCTGGGACAGGAATTTATTCGTGTTGGCTATTATGTGAAcaatgattatgatgatgagcAGCTGAGAGAGGAACCCCCACCAAAGGTGTTAACTGATCGGGTTCAAAGGAACATTTTGTCTGATAAACCCAGGGTCACGAAGTTCCCCATCAATTTCCACCCTGAGAACAATGAAAATGAAGAGCAACCCCCTCCGTCCGAGCACCCATCTGAAACTGGAGAAGATCCGCTTGCCTTAGTTGATCGTGATCCTGCAGATAGGAAGGATTCTTAA